The following coding sequences are from one Bacteroidota bacterium window:
- a CDS encoding AsmA family protein — MNRPARIIFFTFTGIIVFFLLAALLVPFIVENKIKQQIVSELNRQVTVPVEVRGGMKLSLFQHFPNASFTFSDVLIGDRLRKDTHLLRVKEFSFICNILSLFEEEVEFSKVLLQGGEINLYTDESGKNNFEILKEDTTTKTKLALSLRKAEIKDIGLVYLDKSRSINVVLKVKDAELNGNFNQKQFELNTNANLLVYRINTGKEDFLVNKNVGVEMLLAVDKAENKFHFKKGVIEIDDNRFSISGYFASLQKGMDINIQLLSEGKDILKLFQLLPDEYKANLVHAEGSGQYSIVADVKGIFSPTSSPTLNINADLKDSELKLGKYNKLLKKVNATAKYEMDASGKDRLTISNFNCTLNNLPFHFTLRLSNLADPDFDFYANGVMHLSELSTFIPESAAKDFNGAVKFNQFRLRGRKRDFTDIEHSTLNGSGDFTLMQVSLSSRGIVYDNISGKLSYNSNSIEAKDFSIRFLKTDFLFNGNIKNLLAYIYTLADQKKSSVATLNINGKIHTRLFDLTSIIEGFKSASDEKNKSKGKPVNVRDIFNLSGNLDIEIDKFLFRKTVFENIQGNIQAAPALLRINKLNAQTMKGELQGSGLFSFTPDNKLNIQSDLSAINLNITEIFKQCENFGQTTLTDKHLEGNLTTSTSINATWNHYSEFDPKSFTALIELNIHNGRLINFEPIRAASNFIRVDELNDIRFGDLSHTIKIADQRIDIPEFELKTSALNLMISGYHYFNNDVDYHFKINLHKLLAQKFNRRGRDIQYIENDPYEGVNIYLSLAGNLSHPVFKYDKASSRKKLVNDFKKEKENLRQLFNKNSKKVDDVEHKKEEKYFDLNQKPEFFDFDTIND; from the coding sequence ATGAACCGCCCCGCACGCATTATATTCTTCACCTTCACCGGCATTATAGTTTTTTTCTTGCTCGCTGCTTTACTCGTGCCTTTCATTGTCGAAAACAAAATCAAGCAACAGATTGTTAGTGAGCTCAATCGTCAGGTTACTGTTCCGGTTGAAGTTCGTGGAGGGATGAAGCTCTCTCTGTTTCAACATTTTCCTAATGCCTCATTCACCTTCTCTGATGTATTGATTGGTGATAGACTTAGAAAAGATACCCATCTTCTTAGGGTAAAGGAATTTTCTTTCATCTGCAATATCCTCAGTCTGTTTGAAGAAGAGGTTGAGTTTTCGAAAGTTTTACTTCAAGGAGGAGAGATAAACTTATATACCGACGAAAGCGGTAAAAACAATTTTGAAATACTCAAAGAAGACACCACAACTAAAACCAAACTTGCCCTGAGCCTCCGGAAAGCGGAAATAAAGGATATAGGCCTGGTTTATCTCGACAAATCTCGTTCTATAAATGTAGTACTAAAAGTTAAAGATGCCGAACTGAATGGCAACTTCAATCAGAAGCAGTTTGAGCTAAACACCAATGCCAATTTACTGGTGTACCGCATTAACACCGGCAAGGAAGATTTTCTGGTTAATAAAAATGTAGGAGTAGAAATGCTTTTAGCGGTAGATAAAGCAGAAAATAAATTTCATTTCAAGAAGGGAGTGATAGAAATAGACGACAATCGGTTTAGCATCTCTGGATATTTTGCCTCGCTTCAAAAGGGCATGGACATCAATATCCAGTTGCTGAGCGAAGGAAAGGACATTCTGAAATTGTTCCAATTACTTCCAGACGAATACAAAGCCAACCTAGTCCATGCCGAAGGAAGTGGGCAATATTCCATTGTGGCAGATGTGAAGGGCATCTTTAGCCCTACCTCCTCTCCCACCTTGAATATAAATGCCGACCTCAAAGACAGCGAATTGAAACTGGGCAAATACAATAAACTGCTCAAGAAGGTCAACGCAACGGCTAAATATGAAATGGATGCTTCGGGCAAGGACCGGCTGACCATCAGTAATTTCAATTGCACCTTGAATAACCTGCCATTTCATTTCACCTTACGTCTTAGCAATCTGGCAGATCCTGATTTTGATTTTTATGCAAATGGTGTAATGCACCTATCCGAACTCTCCACCTTTATCCCTGAATCGGCAGCAAAAGATTTCAATGGTGCGGTGAAGTTTAATCAGTTCAGACTGCGAGGCAGAAAGCGCGACTTCACCGACATTGAACATTCCACGTTAAATGGTTCCGGAGATTTTACCTTGATGCAGGTGTCTTTATCCTCGCGAGGCATTGTTTACGACAATATCAGTGGAAAGCTTTCTTATAATTCCAATTCTATAGAGGCTAAGGACTTTTCCATCAGGTTTCTGAAAACAGATTTCCTCTTTAACGGCAACATTAAAAATCTGCTAGCCTATATCTATACTCTTGCCGACCAGAAAAAGTCATCGGTTGCTACGCTAAACATCAATGGCAAAATTCATACCCGACTATTTGATCTCACTTCAATTATTGAAGGATTCAAAAGCGCCTCCGATGAAAAGAATAAATCAAAAGGGAAGCCGGTCAATGTTCGGGACATTTTCAACCTGAGCGGAAACCTTGATATTGAAATTGATAAATTTCTTTTCCGAAAAACTGTTTTTGAAAATATTCAAGGCAACATCCAGGCGGCTCCGGCTCTACTTCGTATCAACAAGTTGAACGCCCAAACGATGAAAGGGGAATTGCAAGGCAGCGGATTATTCAGTTTTACTCCTGACAACAAACTCAACATTCAATCAGATCTCAGCGCCATCAACCTAAACATCACCGAGATATTTAAACAATGTGAGAATTTTGGACAGACCACTTTAACCGATAAACATCTCGAAGGCAATCTCACCACCTCCACCTCCATAAACGCCACCTGGAATCATTACAGCGAATTTGATCCAAAATCATTTACTGCGCTTATAGAATTGAACATCCACAATGGACGGCTGATTAATTTTGAACCCATTCGGGCCGCCTCCAATTTCATTCGGGTGGACGAATTGAATGACATCCGGTTTGGCGACTTATCTCATACTATCAAAATAGCCGACCAGCGGATAGACATTCCTGAATTTGAGCTAAAAACATCGGCCTTAAACCTGATGATTTCCGGCTATCATTATTTTAATAACGACGTGGACTACCATTTCAAGATTAACCTGCACAAACTGCTGGCTCAAAAGTTTAACCGCCGAGGGCGCGATATTCAATACATCGAAAACGACCCTTATGAAGGCGTAAATATCTATCTCTCGCTTGCCGGAAACCTCAGCCATCCGGTTTTCAAATACGACAAGGCTTCTTCCAGAAAAAAATTAGTGAATGATTTTAAAAAGGAAAAAGAAAACCTTCGGCAGCTTTTTAATAAAAATTCAAAGAAGGTAGATGATGTCGAACATAAAAAGGAAGAAAAATATTTCGACCTAAATCAAAAGCCCGAGTTCTTTGATTTTGATACCATTAACGATTAA
- a CDS encoding HAMP domain-containing histidine kinase, translated as MDFYSNKSNLKLILLLIGSFIGISTVLYTSHIANQMATEEQYKARLWAQAIERKARLVRYTKDLFTKLAADERKKLSVYARSTEFMLTIENNDLLTFFIDIINSNDDIPAILVDANGNIIDARNIEIPTSKKFSDLPASIRKEFSLYPPIVVNYKTSKNYIYYKDSNLFAKLKLTLNDLVETFISEVVVNTASAPVILTDEKLNILAFGNIDSAKMKNSVEIKKTLNSMENVHDPVVADLGEGVLRYIYYDDSATLRQLRFFPYVQLAIFATFLLIAYLAFNNARRAEQNLVWVGMAKETAHQLGTPISSLEGWVEVLREQDGMKNKQEILHELEGDIKRLSLVAERFSKIGSVPQLQPESVRETLEENVKYMRRRASGKVTMTFSCDGPCRFLINRPLFDWVLENLLKNALDAMDGEGTISIVTTHENNHIILDITDSGKGIPKSKFNTIFEPGYSTKKRGWGLGLSLTKRIVEEYHSGKIFVKHSEPNKGTTFRIIIPAA; from the coding sequence ATGGACTTCTATTCCAACAAATCTAACCTCAAACTTATCCTACTGCTTATCGGTAGTTTTATTGGTATTTCCACCGTGCTTTACACCAGCCACATCGCCAACCAAATGGCGACAGAAGAGCAATACAAAGCCCGGCTATGGGCACAGGCCATTGAGCGAAAGGCCCGGTTGGTGCGATACACTAAAGATTTGTTCACCAAGCTCGCTGCAGATGAAAGAAAGAAGTTGAGCGTTTACGCCAGATCCACCGAGTTTATGCTCACCATTGAGAACAACGACCTGCTCACCTTTTTTATTGACATCATCAACTCCAACGACGACATCCCCGCTATCCTGGTAGATGCCAATGGAAACATTATTGATGCGCGCAACATTGAAATTCCTACCTCCAAAAAGTTTTCCGATTTGCCCGCCTCCATCCGCAAAGAGTTTTCATTGTATCCGCCCATTGTGGTGAACTATAAAACCAGCAAGAACTATATCTATTATAAAGACTCGAACCTTTTTGCCAAACTCAAACTTACCCTGAACGATCTGGTCGAAACATTTATTTCTGAAGTAGTGGTCAATACCGCCTCGGCACCGGTCATTCTAACCGACGAAAAGCTGAACATCCTCGCCTTCGGCAACATAGATTCTGCCAAAATGAAAAACAGCGTAGAAATAAAGAAAACACTCAACAGCATGGAGAATGTACATGACCCCGTCGTCGCCGATTTGGGAGAAGGAGTGCTTCGCTACATCTACTACGACGACTCGGCCACGCTGCGCCAACTGCGCTTCTTTCCCTATGTACAACTCGCCATCTTCGCTACGTTTCTACTCATCGCCTATCTCGCCTTCAACAATGCGCGAAGAGCAGAACAAAATCTGGTCTGGGTAGGCATGGCCAAAGAAACCGCCCATCAATTAGGCACCCCTATTTCTTCGCTCGAGGGTTGGGTAGAAGTACTGCGCGAGCAAGATGGAATGAAAAACAAGCAGGAGATACTCCACGAGTTAGAAGGCGACATCAAGCGCCTTTCTTTAGTGGCCGAACGGTTCTCAAAAATAGGTTCGGTTCCCCAACTTCAGCCCGAGAGTGTGCGCGAAACGCTGGAAGAAAACGTGAAATACATGCGTCGTCGTGCCAGCGGAAAGGTAACCATGACCTTTTCTTGCGATGGCCCGTGCCGGTTCCTAATCAACCGTCCGCTGTTCGACTGGGTGCTGGAGAATCTTTTGAAAAACGCTTTAGACGCGATGGATGGCGAAGGAACTATTTCGATCGTTACTACACATGAGAACAACCACATCATCCTGGATATAACCGATAGCGGAAAAGGAATTCCCAAAAGCAAGTTCAACACCATCTTTGAACCCGGCTACTCCACCAAAAAGCGCGGATGGGGACTCGGCCTTTCGCTCACCAAACGCATCGTAGAAGAATATCACAGCGGAAAGATTTTTGTAAAACATTCCGAACCCAATAAGGGAACTACCTTCCGGATAATTATTCCGGCGGCGTAG
- a CDS encoding type II toxin-antitoxin system HicA family toxin — protein MKRKDLLIHLSKHGCLLMREGGNHSIYYNPSKNKTSSVPRHNEVNDFLARKICKDLEIPKP, from the coding sequence ATGAAACGCAAAGATTTGCTAATCCATTTGAGTAAGCATGGTTGTTTGCTGATGCGCGAAGGAGGGAATCATAGCATCTATTATAATCCTTCAAAAAATAAAACGAGTTCCGTGCCTCGACATAATGAGGTAAACGATTTTCTTGCGCGGAAAATTTGTAAAGACCTCGAAATTCCTAAACCGTAG
- a CDS encoding type II toxin-antitoxin system HicB family antitoxin, producing the protein MKLSLTAAFKKVKQGYIAWIEEIPGVNTQGATKKEATENLEEALQMILEANRELSRKSEKGQTLSRKKYELAA; encoded by the coding sequence ATGAAATTAAGTCTGACCGCAGCGTTTAAGAAAGTAAAGCAAGGATATATAGCTTGGATAGAAGAAATTCCCGGGGTCAATACACAGGGAGCTACCAAGAAAGAAGCCACAGAAAATCTGGAGGAAGCGTTGCAAATGATATTGGAAGCTAATCGCGAGCTTTCGCGCAAATCGGAGAAGGGACAAACCCTGAGCCGCAAAAAATACGAACTGGCAGCATAA